One window of Camelus dromedarius isolate mCamDro1 chromosome 18, mCamDro1.pat, whole genome shotgun sequence genomic DNA carries:
- the OXT gene encoding oxytocin-neurophysin 1, with amino-acid sequence MAGLSLACCLLGLLALTSACYIQNCPLGGKRAALDLDVRQCLPCGPGGKGRCFGPSICCGDELGCFVGTAEALRCQEENYLPSPCQSGQKPCGSGGRCAAAGICCSPDGCRAEPACDPEAAFSQH; translated from the exons ATGGCCGGCCTCAGCCTCGCCTGCTGCCTGCTCGGCCTCCTGGCGCTGACCTCCGCCTGCTACATCCAGAACTGCCCCCTGGGCGGCAAGAGGGCCGCGCTGGACCTCGACGTGCGCCAG TGCCTCCCCTGCGGCCCCGGGGGCAAAGGCCGCTGCTTCGGGCCCAGCATCTGCTGCGGGGATGAGCTGGGCTGCTTCGTGGGCACGGCCGAGGCGCTGCGCTGCCAGGAGGAGAACTACCTGCCGTCGCCCTGCCAGTCCGGCCAGAAGCCGTGCGGGAGCGGGGGCCGCTGCGCCGCCGCCGGCATCTGCTGCAGCCCCG ACGGCTGCCGCGCCGAGCCCGCCTGCGACCCCGAGGCCGCCTTCTCCCAGCACTGA